A part of Miscanthus floridulus cultivar M001 chromosome 6, ASM1932011v1, whole genome shotgun sequence genomic DNA contains:
- the LOC136459119 gene encoding protein BUNDLE SHEATH DEFECTIVE 2, chloroplastic-like isoform X1 — protein sequence MASLLCPASSCRSASLRRTAASPAAPSFPSSRHYGGASTAPLASPVASQPPRALAAASYDYGGDLLRPIDTQTIIIAAAVVSAVSLSLVLGLKGDPVPCDRCAGNGGTKCVFCNDGKMKVENGVVECRVCRGAGLILCKKCAGSGYSKRL from the exons ATGGCTTCCCTTCTCTGCCCCGCCTCTTCCTGCCGCTCCGCTTCCTTGCGCCGCACAGCCGCCTCCCCCGCTGcaccatccttcccctcaagTCGGCACTACGGAGGCGCATCCACAGCCCCGCTCGCGTCCCCAGTCGCCTCTCAGCCGCCGCGGGCCCTTGCGGCGGCCTCTTACGACTACGGCGGCGACCTGCTCAGGCCCATCGACACACAGACGATCATCATAGCCGCCGCCGTCGTATCCGCGGTCTCCCTCTCTCTCGTCCTCGGCCTCAAG GGCGACCCGGTGCCGTGCGACAGGTGCGCTGGGAATG GGGGCACGAAGTGTGTGTTCTGCAACGATGGCAAAATGAAGGTGGAAAATGGAGTCGTTGAGTGCCGCGTATGCAGAGGAGCAG GGCTAATACTTTGCAAGAAGTGTGCTGGTTCTGGATACTCCAAGCGGTTGTAG
- the LOC136459119 gene encoding uncharacterized protein isoform X3: protein MASLLCPASSCRSASLRRTAASPAAPSFPSSRHYGGASTAPLASPVASQPPRALAAASYDYGGDLLRPIDTQTIIIAAAVVSAVSLSLVLGLKGDPVPCDRGHEVCVLQRWQNEGGKWSR from the exons ATGGCTTCCCTTCTCTGCCCCGCCTCTTCCTGCCGCTCCGCTTCCTTGCGCCGCACAGCCGCCTCCCCCGCTGcaccatccttcccctcaagTCGGCACTACGGAGGCGCATCCACAGCCCCGCTCGCGTCCCCAGTCGCCTCTCAGCCGCCGCGGGCCCTTGCGGCGGCCTCTTACGACTACGGCGGCGACCTGCTCAGGCCCATCGACACACAGACGATCATCATAGCCGCCGCCGTCGTATCCGCGGTCTCCCTCTCTCTCGTCCTCGGCCTCAAG GGCGACCCGGTGCCGTGCGACAG GGGGCACGAAGTGTGTGTTCTGCAACGATGGCAAAATGAAGGTGGAAAATGGAGTCGTTGA
- the LOC136459119 gene encoding uncharacterized protein isoform X2: protein MASLLCPASSCRSASLRRTAASPAAPSFPSSRHYGGASTAPLASPVASQPPRALAAASYDYGGDLLRPIDTQTIIIAAAVVSAVSLSLVLGLKGDPVPCDRCAGNGLILCKKCAGSGYSKRL, encoded by the exons ATGGCTTCCCTTCTCTGCCCCGCCTCTTCCTGCCGCTCCGCTTCCTTGCGCCGCACAGCCGCCTCCCCCGCTGcaccatccttcccctcaagTCGGCACTACGGAGGCGCATCCACAGCCCCGCTCGCGTCCCCAGTCGCCTCTCAGCCGCCGCGGGCCCTTGCGGCGGCCTCTTACGACTACGGCGGCGACCTGCTCAGGCCCATCGACACACAGACGATCATCATAGCCGCCGCCGTCGTATCCGCGGTCTCCCTCTCTCTCGTCCTCGGCCTCAAG GGCGACCCGGTGCCGTGCGACAGGTGCGCTGGGAATG GGCTAATACTTTGCAAGAAGTGTGCTGGTTCTGGATACTCCAAGCGGTTGTAG